The proteins below come from a single Sulfurimonas sp. C5 genomic window:
- a CDS encoding heavy metal translocating P-type ATPase — protein MSDKVVCDHCHLEFSKNVMIEDNGHYFCCNGCQGVYHLLSDQGLDSFYDKAKNVKLAPPTEQYEDSSNFDAPAFYEKFVKTNSDGFSEVSLIIEGIHCSACVWLNEKALHKMDGVVEANINFTNNKAHIVWADEVVKLSQIIDMIRAIGYNAFPYDASLQEAHANKVRKDYYLRMAVAIFAAMNVMWIAVAQYAGYFTGITQEMKTILNIAEGVLATPVLFYSGWVFFRGAYYGLRNKVVNMDLLVATGASTTYIYSVYITIMERGEAYFDSVSMIITFVLIGKFLEVLSKKSAADTLDVIGKHLPSEIKTLQNGKISSVKLDDVNIGDTVVVSSGERVLIDGEILKGEGSFDESNLTGESEPIYKKLGDKVISGTVSIDADIQYKATKDFEHSTLSNLVTLLESAINKKPKIEQLANKLSEHFSTTILILSFMTFLAWWLWPHSFEESLMVGISVIIIACPCALGLATPVATLVGLSLGTKKGILFKEAAQLETMAKADVLVVDKTGTITHGKPEVVQENMIEEFDKTILYSLVKSSKHPVAQGVKRFIYTDEEVLFDEYMQVPAKGIVARYNGLLILGGNYQLMQDNEINSDFTSDKTLFYFAIDKKIVAIYELEDTVKEGAKELIEDLFAKGIETIMLTGDHKKSALHVSKQVGITQIKYELTPQDKLAYIEQLHHEGKVVVMVGDGINDVLALAKADIGIVMGSGSDIAIDVGDVVLMNNSLKSLLDAFKIAKTTFALIKQNFAISLIYNGITIPLAMAGLIIPLVAAISMSFSSLLVVGNSMRIKVKWNN, from the coding sequence TTGTCAGATAAAGTTGTATGTGATCATTGCCATTTAGAGTTCAGCAAAAATGTAATGATTGAAGATAACGGACATTATTTTTGTTGTAACGGATGCCAAGGAGTATACCATCTTTTAAGTGATCAGGGGCTTGATAGTTTTTACGATAAAGCAAAGAATGTGAAACTTGCACCTCCTACTGAGCAATATGAAGATTCTTCAAATTTTGATGCCCCTGCCTTTTATGAAAAGTTTGTTAAAACAAATAGCGATGGATTTTCTGAAGTATCATTGATAATTGAGGGAATCCATTGTTCTGCTTGTGTATGGTTAAATGAAAAAGCACTTCATAAAATGGATGGAGTGGTTGAAGCAAATATTAATTTTACTAACAACAAAGCGCATATAGTTTGGGCAGATGAAGTTGTAAAACTTTCTCAAATTATCGATATGATCCGAGCAATCGGTTATAACGCTTTTCCTTATGATGCATCTCTTCAAGAAGCACATGCAAATAAAGTAAGAAAAGACTATTATCTTCGCATGGCAGTTGCAATTTTTGCAGCAATGAATGTTATGTGGATTGCAGTTGCTCAGTATGCAGGATATTTTACCGGTATCACCCAAGAGATGAAAACAATTCTTAATATTGCAGAGGGGGTACTTGCTACACCTGTACTTTTTTATAGTGGATGGGTCTTTTTTAGAGGTGCTTATTACGGATTACGTAACAAAGTGGTCAATATGGACCTTTTAGTAGCTACCGGAGCATCTACAACTTATATTTACTCTGTCTATATAACTATAATGGAGCGGGGAGAAGCTTACTTTGACTCTGTTAGTATGATTATCACTTTTGTTCTGATCGGGAAATTCTTAGAAGTTTTAAGCAAAAAAAGTGCTGCTGACACCTTAGATGTGATAGGAAAACATCTTCCTAGCGAAATTAAAACACTCCAAAATGGAAAGATCTCATCTGTAAAGCTTGATGATGTCAATATTGGTGATACTGTAGTTGTTAGTTCAGGTGAGAGAGTTTTAATAGATGGAGAGATCCTCAAAGGGGAAGGTTCATTTGATGAATCAAACTTAACAGGAGAGAGTGAACCAATATATAAAAAACTTGGGGATAAGGTTATTAGTGGAACAGTGAGTATCGATGCGGATATTCAATATAAGGCCACAAAAGATTTTGAACATTCTACTTTATCAAATTTAGTGACACTTTTAGAGAGTGCTATAAATAAAAAACCAAAAATTGAACAATTGGCAAATAAACTTTCAGAACACTTTTCTACAACAATTTTAATATTATCTTTTATGACATTTTTAGCATGGTGGCTATGGCCACACTCTTTTGAAGAATCTTTAATGGTTGGTATCTCTGTAATTATTATTGCATGTCCATGTGCTTTAGGTCTGGCTACTCCTGTAGCAACTTTGGTAGGGCTTAGTTTAGGGACAAAGAAAGGGATACTCTTCAAAGAAGCTGCACAGCTAGAGACGATGGCAAAAGCAGATGTATTAGTTGTGGATAAAACGGGAACTATAACACATGGAAAACCGGAAGTTGTACAAGAAAATATGATTGAAGAGTTTGATAAAACTATTTTATATTCACTGGTAAAATCTTCAAAACACCCAGTAGCACAAGGTGTAAAGCGTTTTATATATACAGATGAAGAGGTACTATTTGATGAGTATATGCAAGTACCTGCTAAAGGGATAGTTGCACGTTATAATGGTTTATTGATCTTAGGTGGTAATTATCAGTTGATGCAGGATAATGAAATTAACAGTGACTTTACAAGTGATAAGACACTTTTTTATTTTGCGATTGATAAAAAAATAGTTGCAATCTATGAGCTTGAAGATACAGTAAAAGAAGGTGCCAAAGAGTTAATTGAAGACTTGTTTGCAAAAGGGATAGAAACAATTATGCTTACAGGTGATCATAAAAAGTCTGCTTTACATGTAAGCAAACAAGTTGGGATTACACAAATTAAATATGAGTTAACACCGCAGGATAAACTGGCTTATATAGAACAGCTGCATCACGAGGGCAAAGTAGTTGTTATGGTAGGTGATGGAATTAATGATGTATTAGCACTCGCAAAAGCCGATATAGGGATAGTAATGGGAAGTGGAAGTGATATTGCTATCGACGTAGGAGATGTCGTATTAATGAATAACTCTCTTAAGTCATTACTAGATGCATTTAAAATTGCAAAAACTACTTTTGCTCTTATCAAACAAAACTTTGCCATCTCTTTAATATATAATGGTATAACTATACCATT